A single Corynebacterium stationis DNA region contains:
- a CDS encoding ExeM/NucH family extracellular endonuclease: protein MSSHPKPASKPRSSARRLRTFALAALASTSLSAITIPAASATPEGDDVVISEVYGGGGNSRAPFSHDFIELFNPTEETIDLADWKVEYFSKNGNSGGVTSLTGSIPAGGYFLIQQASGNNKDLPALPTADVTASINMSGSEGSVELRNDASESVDLVGYGAATKVETAAAAKLDNSTSASRDQNGIDTDTNSADFTAGAPTPTNSSGDTEGGSEPGDNPGDTPGDDTPGGGTPDEVIAIADIQGTGATTPVNGKTVTTQGEVTAVYAEGGLNGFVIQTPGTGAEVPTAQDASHGIFIYMGNRPASAYPELGRVLTVKGQAGEHFDSTQLSNPSFEVAEGEFEPVTPLSIDKLPTGDAEREPFEYMLVLPGTHTVSNNYALNTFGEIVLAPGEEAFRQPTDVMAPGPEAVAQAQAAKEASVTLDDARTSNYMQSDKRTPLPYITADDAQTIKSIRTTDQVEFQKPVVVKKDHGLWRFLPTTPVTGNTASADLPITWEDSRPAELNAVDDVAGEYTISAFNVLNYFTSLGEDEGGCNGYTDINGNPVASRNCTVRGAFTESALADQQEKIVAAINGLNADVIALSEIEDTFAVTGDINRRDEALATLVDALNAEGGNWEYVESPDKVPSSPDVIRVAFIYNPDRVQPVGESRIFEDDRFTGTAREPLAQEFKPVAEDATESFVAVANHFKSKGSIARGDADQGDGQGNNANLRVEQAQAVLDHLAAQSDWDDKATFIMGDLNSYTREHAIDVFRDGGYSVPQEDYDASTSYQFDGLLGSLDHVLANEHVDVQDAQVWNINADEPIAFEYSRRLYNVVDYHDATPFRSSDHDPVKVGFNLSDEENPVEPEVPDTADIEATDFEAEVKAGETVKVAVPKALASLIDASLTNPNTTQLTDLNDLAVTLEVKDLPEGWVVNGYRAGAVEITTADDAEDAYGFTINRADNDQLFVEAALEISKDSSNDDDEPGNKPGKGSSSSAFGGVIAAIAAIAAALGLGAAFSGSVEQFLPREAKSLRAQIMNFFNNLF, encoded by the coding sequence TCCGGTGGCGTGACCTCGCTGACTGGCTCCATTCCCGCCGGCGGCTACTTCCTCATCCAGCAAGCTTCCGGAAATAACAAGGACTTGCCAGCACTTCCGACTGCTGATGTCACCGCGTCGATAAATATGAGCGGTTCCGAAGGTTCCGTGGAACTGCGCAATGACGCATCAGAGTCCGTTGACTTGGTTGGTTATGGCGCAGCTACCAAGGTAGAAACCGCGGCCGCTGCCAAGCTCGATAACTCCACCTCTGCTTCTCGCGACCAAAACGGTATCGACACCGATACCAACTCCGCTGACTTCACCGCTGGCGCACCTACCCCTACTAACTCTTCGGGTGACACCGAAGGCGGAAGCGAACCCGGCGACAACCCAGGCGACACTCCCGGTGACGACACCCCTGGTGGAGGAACCCCGGATGAGGTCATCGCGATTGCGGACATCCAAGGCACTGGTGCCACGACCCCTGTCAACGGCAAGACCGTGACCACCCAAGGTGAGGTCACCGCAGTTTATGCCGAAGGCGGACTCAACGGTTTTGTCATTCAGACCCCTGGTACCGGCGCTGAAGTACCAACCGCACAGGATGCATCGCACGGCATCTTTATCTACATGGGCAATCGTCCCGCCTCCGCCTACCCAGAACTCGGCCGGGTTCTTACCGTGAAGGGCCAAGCCGGTGAGCACTTTGATTCCACGCAGCTTTCCAATCCTTCCTTTGAAGTGGCAGAGGGCGAATTTGAACCGGTGACCCCTTTGAGCATCGATAAGCTGCCTACTGGCGATGCCGAGCGCGAACCTTTTGAGTACATGCTGGTTCTGCCGGGCACGCACACCGTGTCTAATAACTATGCGCTCAACACCTTCGGCGAAATTGTGCTTGCCCCAGGCGAGGAAGCATTCCGCCAGCCCACTGACGTCATGGCACCGGGCCCGGAAGCCGTCGCGCAGGCACAAGCTGCCAAGGAAGCATCGGTGACCTTGGATGATGCTCGTACCAGTAACTATATGCAGTCTGACAAGCGCACTCCACTGCCTTATATCACTGCCGATGACGCGCAAACTATCAAGTCCATCCGCACAACTGACCAGGTGGAATTTCAAAAGCCAGTCGTTGTGAAGAAGGACCATGGTCTGTGGCGCTTTTTGCCCACCACCCCGGTCACTGGCAATACCGCGTCTGCCGATTTGCCGATTACCTGGGAAGATTCCCGCCCCGCAGAGCTGAACGCCGTCGATGATGTCGCCGGTGAATACACCATCTCTGCTTTCAACGTGCTCAACTACTTCACCTCCCTGGGCGAAGATGAAGGTGGCTGCAACGGCTACACCGATATCAACGGCAACCCGGTCGCTTCCCGCAACTGCACCGTGCGTGGTGCCTTCACCGAAAGCGCACTAGCTGACCAGCAGGAAAAGATTGTTGCCGCCATCAATGGTCTTAACGCCGATGTGATTGCACTGTCTGAAATTGAGGACACCTTCGCCGTCACCGGCGATATCAACCGCCGCGATGAAGCACTCGCAACACTCGTTGATGCGCTTAACGCTGAGGGCGGCAACTGGGAATACGTCGAGTCCCCAGACAAGGTGCCTTCTTCCCCAGATGTCATCCGCGTGGCATTTATCTACAACCCAGACCGCGTTCAGCCAGTGGGTGAATCCCGCATCTTTGAAGATGACCGCTTCACCGGCACTGCGCGTGAGCCACTGGCTCAGGAATTCAAGCCTGTCGCCGAAGATGCCACCGAGTCTTTCGTCGCCGTTGCCAACCACTTTAAGTCCAAGGGTTCTATCGCACGTGGCGACGCCGATCAGGGCGACGGCCAGGGCAACAACGCCAACCTGCGCGTTGAGCAGGCGCAGGCGGTGCTCGATCACCTCGCTGCCCAGTCTGACTGGGATGACAAGGCAACGTTTATCATGGGTGATTTGAATTCTTATACCCGTGAGCATGCGATCGATGTCTTCCGCGACGGTGGCTACTCGGTGCCGCAGGAAGACTACGATGCATCCACCTCCTACCAGTTCGATGGCCTCTTAGGCTCCCTGGACCACGTATTGGCCAATGAGCACGTCGATGTCCAAGACGCCCAGGTGTGGAATATCAACGCTGACGAGCCCATCGCTTTTGAGTACTCCCGCCGCTTGTACAACGTCGTGGATTACCACGACGCCACCCCGTTCCGTTCTTCTGACCACGACCCAGTCAAGGTCGGATTCAATCTCAGCGATGAGGAAAACCCAGTTGAGCCTGAGGTTCCAGACACCGCGGATATCGAAGCTACTGATTTCGAGGCTGAGGTAAAGGCCGGTGAAACCGTCAAGGTTGCAGTGCCAAAGGCATTAGCTTCGCTTATCGATGCCTCCCTCACCAACCCCAACACAACCCAACTCACCGACTTAAACGACCTTGCGGTGACACTGGAAGTCAAGGACTTGCCTGAAGGTTGGGTAGTCAACGGCTACCGCGCGGGTGCCGTGGAAATTACCACCGCGGATGATGCCGAAGACGCATATGGATTCACAATCAACCGTGCTGATAATGACCAGCTCTTTGTCGAAGCCGCCCTGGAAATCTCCAAGGATTCCTCCAACGACGATGATGAGCCCGGCAACAAGCCCGGCAAAGGCAGCTCTTCCAGTGCCTTCGGTGGAGTAATCGCTGCTATCGCAGCCATTGCTGCAGCTTTAGGTTTGGGCGCAGCCTTTAGCGGTTCCGTTGAGCAGTTCCTGCCGCGTGAGGCTAAGAGCCTGCGTGCCCAAATCATGAACTTCTTCAACAACCTCTTCTAG
- a CDS encoding HNH endonuclease signature motif containing protein has translation MDGQQIIKLFYTSGITILRDVYDCSPHDLAGGLMSLNTARKYTRLATVFFGPADSPKVQRDAVALAEARQLSVEYLEMVNKHAKKLNTRGAAWKLRAELIAHKGTLDEVNEYGKQRVTEEGCDKQKQRGVRVGRAIDGLRTISITDTQRKITDLEKTLDAAITDDDQPRSEALLEPFWDLVEGNGTGLIKPEYRTVIAIGLEDYAKVSCGKGEDVVVALSDGTTMTGAEFINAAMEGALGDKLYVGLFHPTAGPVNLYETRFASDKLRTLAMAENLVCPWPDCNVPADRCQVHHIDAHKHGGHTKPSNLTMLCKYHNGVNNDDPDGQRNKRRPGKPKRGKPNRGRIRRHRGKVRLQTPGGKLVGNTHHVSSMGAMNLI, from the coding sequence ATGGACGGACAACAAATAATAAAACTCTTCTACACCAGCGGAATAACCATCCTCCGCGACGTTTATGACTGTTCCCCGCATGACTTAGCCGGTGGCCTGATGTCACTGAACACCGCACGCAAATACACCCGACTAGCCACAGTTTTCTTTGGCCCGGCTGACTCGCCCAAGGTGCAGCGCGACGCAGTCGCTCTCGCCGAAGCGAGACAGTTAAGCGTCGAGTATTTAGAAATGGTCAACAAGCACGCCAAGAAACTCAACACCCGCGGCGCCGCATGGAAACTCCGCGCTGAACTTATCGCGCATAAAGGCACGTTGGATGAAGTCAATGAATACGGCAAACAGCGCGTCACCGAAGAAGGCTGCGACAAACAAAAGCAACGCGGGGTGCGCGTAGGTCGGGCTATCGACGGCCTACGAACTATTAGTATCACCGATACCCAACGGAAAATCACCGACTTAGAAAAGACCCTCGACGCCGCCATCACAGATGATGACCAGCCACGCTCAGAAGCACTTCTGGAACCCTTCTGGGACCTTGTTGAAGGCAACGGCACTGGCCTCATCAAACCTGAATACCGCACCGTCATTGCTATTGGTCTCGAGGATTACGCGAAAGTCTCCTGCGGCAAAGGCGAGGACGTCGTTGTTGCTTTATCCGATGGCACCACAATGACCGGCGCTGAATTCATCAACGCCGCAATGGAAGGCGCACTCGGTGACAAACTCTACGTCGGGCTCTTCCATCCCACCGCCGGACCGGTGAATCTCTACGAGACCCGATTCGCATCAGACAAACTTCGCACTCTCGCCATGGCGGAGAATCTCGTCTGCCCATGGCCAGACTGCAACGTACCAGCCGATAGATGCCAAGTGCACCACATCGACGCGCATAAACACGGTGGCCATACGAAGCCATCAAATTTGACCATGTTGTGCAAGTACCACAACGGCGTCAATAACGATGACCCAGACGGTCAGCGCAACAAACGCAGACCAGGAAAGCCGAAACGAGGCAAGCCCAATCGCGGCAGGATCCGCCGCCATCGCGGCAAAGTCCGCCTGCAGACCCCAGGCGGAAAGCTTGTGGGCAACACCCACCACGTGAGCAGCATGGGGGCGATGAACCTGATCTAG